One genomic window of Oryctolagus cuniculus chromosome 11, mOryCun1.1, whole genome shotgun sequence includes the following:
- the ARHGAP9 gene encoding rho GTPase-activating protein 9 isoform X1, which produces MPVQTECEARKPPLRHRVLPLLLWLPLSPDSVSSSPSCGHCKTHTAPRTRAPAPGSSEGLHKVAVLATMLSGRWWPSTWGSLGLGPRSSSQRSQLCALYAFTYTGADGRQVSLAEGDRFLLLRKTNSDWWLARRLGAPATSRPVFVPAAYVTEEPMPSRSPTTTTPSQSLWTPGGPKLFGGSLEELQLSQASPSTAQASEQPPPLPPKMYRSVSVANLRSRPGKPFQEGSRGRSFSQEDLLTTAKASTAGPQPLMSEPPVYCNLVALRRCPRSPPPGPACAPLQRLDVWEQHLDPDSGRCFYVNSQTGCKSWKPPRRRRPPETNPGSMEGTEPLNRENGVLQPEAKGTGSDTGTPELLDPQRTSQLQQPPASQTPRPMPQLLEDPHEVEKSGLLNMTKIAQGGRKLRKNWGQSWVVLAGNSLVFYREPPPTAPSAGWGPAGSRPESSVDLRGAALAHGRHLSSRRNVLHIRTVPGHEFLLQSDHESELRAWHRALRAVIERLDRENPLELRLSGSGPAELGELSAGEDDEEESEPVSKPLLRLSGRRSSSRCPEGAEQNRVRNKLKRLIAKRPPLQSLQERGLLRDQVFGCQLESLCQREGDTVPSFVRLCIAAVDKRGLDVDGIYRVSGNLAVVQKLRFLVDRERAITSDGRYVFPEQPGQEGRLDLDSAEWEDIHVVTGALKLFLRELPQPLVPPTLLPHFRAALALSESEQRLSQIQELIGSMPKPNHDTLRYLLEHLCRVIAHSDKNRMTPHNLGIVFGPTLFRPEQETSDPAAHALYPGQVVQLMLTDFASLFP; this is translated from the exons ATGCCTGTGCAAACTGAATGCGAGGCTCGCAAACCTCCTCTTCGTCATCGCGTCCTGCCTCTCTTGCTGTGGCTCCCTCTCAGCCCTgactctgtctcctcctctccttcctgtggCCACTGCAAGACTCACACTGCACCCAGGACCCGTGCTCCTGCCCCTGGATCTTCTGAGGGGCTCCACAAG GTGGCAGTGCTGGCCACAATGCTGTCTGGCCGGTGGTGGCCAAGTACCTGGGGCAGCCTAGGGCTGGGGCCCCGAAGCTCTTCCCAGAGGTCCCAGCTCTGTGCCCTCTATGCCTTTACTTACACTGGGGCAGATGGCCGGCAGGTGTCTCTGGCTGAAGGGGACAGGTTCCTACTACTTCGAAAGACCAACTCGGACTGGTGGCTGGCCAGGCGCCTGGGAGCACCCGCCACTTCCAGACCCGTCTTTGTGCCAGCTGCCTATGTGACAGAGGAACCCATGCCTTCCAGGAGCCCAACTACCACTACCCCCAGCCAATCCCTCTGGACTCCTGGTG GGCCGAAGTTGTTTGGTGGCTCCCTGGAGGAATTGCAGCTGTCCCAGGCATCCCCAAGCACAGCCCAGGCATCTGAGcagcctcctccccttccccccaaaaTGTATAGAAGTGTCAGTGTTGCCAATTTGAGGTCCAGGCCCGGGAAGCCCTTCCAGGAAGGATccagaggaagatctttctcccagGAAGACTTGCTGACCACGGCCAAGGCCAGCACG gcaggaccccagcccctcaTGTCAGAGCCCCCTGTGTACTGTAACCTGGTGGCGCTCCGCCGCTGTCCCCGGTCCCCGCCGCCAGGCCCCGCTTGTGCCCCGCTGCAGAGACTGGATGTCTGGGAGCAGCACCTGGACCCTGACTCCGGACGCTGCTTCTACGTAAACTCGCAGACCGGCTGCAAGTCCTGGAAGCCCCCTCGCCGCCGGCGCCCGCCAGAGACG AATCCTGGCTCCATGGAGGGGACGGAGCCCCTGAATAGAGAAAACGGGGTCCTGCAACCTGAGGCAAAGGGCACGGGATCTGACACGGGGACCCCAGAACTGCTTGATCCACAG CGCacctcccagctccagcagcctCCGGCCTCACAGACCCCTCGACCTATGCCGCAGCTCCTGGAGGACCCCCAC GAGGTGGAAAAATCAGGCCTACTCAACATGACCAAGATTGCCCAGGGCGGGCGCAAGCTCAG GAAGAACTGGGGACAGTCTTGGGTGGTGTTAGCGGGCAACAGCCTAGTGTTCTACCGAGAGCCACCGCCGACTGCGCCCTCCGCGGGCTGG GGGCCAGCGGGCAGCCGGCCCGAAAGCAGTGTCGACCTGCGCGGGGCGGCCCTGGCGCACGGCCGCCACCTGTCCAGCCGCCGCAACGTCCTGCAC ATCCGCACTGTCCCTGGCCACGAGTTCTTGCTGCAGTCGGACCACGAGAGCGAGCTGCGCGCCTGGCACCGCGCTCTGCGTGCCGTCATCGAGCGGCTG GATCGGGAGAATCCCCTGGAGCTGCGTCTGTCCGGCTCGGGCCCGGCGGAGCTGGGGGAGCTGAGCGCCGGGGAGGACGACGAAGAGGAGTCGGAGCCGGTGTCCAAGCCGCTGCTGCGCCTCAGCGGTCGCCGGAGCTCCA GTCGGTGTCCTGAAGGCGCTGAGCAGAACCGAGTGCGCAACAAGCTAAAGCGGCTCATCGCCAAGAGACCGCCTTTGCAAAGCCTGCAGGAGCGGGGACTGCTTCGAG ACCAGGTGTTCGGCTGCCAGCTGGAGTCACTGTGCCAGCGGGAAGGGGACACTGTACCCAGCTTTGTGCGGCTCTGCATTGCTGCTGTGGATAAAAGAG GTCTGGATGTGGATGGCATCTACCGGGTGAGCGGGAACTTGGCAGTAGTCCAGAAACTCCGCTTCCTGGTGGACAGAG AGCGGGCCATCACCTCCGACGGGAGGTACGTGttcccagaacagccaggacaag aaGGGCGATTGGATTTGGACAGTGCTGAGTGGGAAGACATCCATGTGGTCACCGGAGCTCTCAAGCTCTTCCTCCGGGAGCTGCCCCAGCCTTTGGTGCCCCCCACGCTGCTGCCCCATTTCCGTGCTGCCCTTG CACTCTCCGAATCAGAGCAGCGCCTCTCTCAAATACAAGAATTAATAGGCTCAATGCCGAAGCCCAACCATGATACTCTGCGGTACCTCCTGGAGCATTTATGCAG GGTGATAGCACACTCGGATAAGAACCGCATGACCCCCCACAACCTGGGAATTGTGTTTGGACCCACCCTGTTTCGGCCGGAGCAGGAGACATCGGATCCAGCAGCCCACGCCCTCTATCCGGGGCAGGTAGTGCAGCTGATGCTCACCGACTTCGCCAGCCTCTTCCCTTGA
- the ARHGAP9 gene encoding rho GTPase-activating protein 9 isoform X5 — translation MSEPPVYCNLVALRRCPRSPPPGPACAPLQRLDVWEQHLDPDSGRCFYVNSQTGCKSWKPPRRRRPPETNPGSMEGTEPLNRENGVLQPEAKGTGSDTGTPELLDPQRTSQLQQPPASQTPRPMPQLLEDPHEVEKSGLLNMTKIAQGGRKLRKNWGQSWVVLAGNSLVFYREPPPTAPSAGWGPAGSRPESSVDLRGAALAHGRHLSSRRNVLHIRTVPGHEFLLQSDHESELRAWHRALRAVIERLDRENPLELRLSGSGPAELGELSAGEDDEEESEPVSKPLLRLSGRRSSSRCPEGAEQNRVRNKLKRLIAKRPPLQSLQERGLLRDQVFGCQLESLCQREGDTVPSFVRLCIAAVDKRGLDVDGIYRVSGNLAVVQKLRFLVDRERAITSDGRYVFPEQPGQEGRLDLDSAEWEDIHVVTGALKLFLRELPQPLVPPTLLPHFRAALALSESEQRLSQIQELIGSMPKPNHDTLRYLLEHLCRVIAHSDKNRMTPHNLGIVFGPTLFRPEQETSDPAAHALYPGQVVQLMLTDFASLFP, via the exons aTGTCAGAGCCCCCTGTGTACTGTAACCTGGTGGCGCTCCGCCGCTGTCCCCGGTCCCCGCCGCCAGGCCCCGCTTGTGCCCCGCTGCAGAGACTGGATGTCTGGGAGCAGCACCTGGACCCTGACTCCGGACGCTGCTTCTACGTAAACTCGCAGACCGGCTGCAAGTCCTGGAAGCCCCCTCGCCGCCGGCGCCCGCCAGAGACG AATCCTGGCTCCATGGAGGGGACGGAGCCCCTGAATAGAGAAAACGGGGTCCTGCAACCTGAGGCAAAGGGCACGGGATCTGACACGGGGACCCCAGAACTGCTTGATCCACAG CGCacctcccagctccagcagcctCCGGCCTCACAGACCCCTCGACCTATGCCGCAGCTCCTGGAGGACCCCCAC GAGGTGGAAAAATCAGGCCTACTCAACATGACCAAGATTGCCCAGGGCGGGCGCAAGCTCAG GAAGAACTGGGGACAGTCTTGGGTGGTGTTAGCGGGCAACAGCCTAGTGTTCTACCGAGAGCCACCGCCGACTGCGCCCTCCGCGGGCTGG GGGCCAGCGGGCAGCCGGCCCGAAAGCAGTGTCGACCTGCGCGGGGCGGCCCTGGCGCACGGCCGCCACCTGTCCAGCCGCCGCAACGTCCTGCAC ATCCGCACTGTCCCTGGCCACGAGTTCTTGCTGCAGTCGGACCACGAGAGCGAGCTGCGCGCCTGGCACCGCGCTCTGCGTGCCGTCATCGAGCGGCTG GATCGGGAGAATCCCCTGGAGCTGCGTCTGTCCGGCTCGGGCCCGGCGGAGCTGGGGGAGCTGAGCGCCGGGGAGGACGACGAAGAGGAGTCGGAGCCGGTGTCCAAGCCGCTGCTGCGCCTCAGCGGTCGCCGGAGCTCCA GTCGGTGTCCTGAAGGCGCTGAGCAGAACCGAGTGCGCAACAAGCTAAAGCGGCTCATCGCCAAGAGACCGCCTTTGCAAAGCCTGCAGGAGCGGGGACTGCTTCGAG ACCAGGTGTTCGGCTGCCAGCTGGAGTCACTGTGCCAGCGGGAAGGGGACACTGTACCCAGCTTTGTGCGGCTCTGCATTGCTGCTGTGGATAAAAGAG GTCTGGATGTGGATGGCATCTACCGGGTGAGCGGGAACTTGGCAGTAGTCCAGAAACTCCGCTTCCTGGTGGACAGAG AGCGGGCCATCACCTCCGACGGGAGGTACGTGttcccagaacagccaggacaag aaGGGCGATTGGATTTGGACAGTGCTGAGTGGGAAGACATCCATGTGGTCACCGGAGCTCTCAAGCTCTTCCTCCGGGAGCTGCCCCAGCCTTTGGTGCCCCCCACGCTGCTGCCCCATTTCCGTGCTGCCCTTG CACTCTCCGAATCAGAGCAGCGCCTCTCTCAAATACAAGAATTAATAGGCTCAATGCCGAAGCCCAACCATGATACTCTGCGGTACCTCCTGGAGCATTTATGCAG GGTGATAGCACACTCGGATAAGAACCGCATGACCCCCCACAACCTGGGAATTGTGTTTGGACCCACCCTGTTTCGGCCGGAGCAGGAGACATCGGATCCAGCAGCCCACGCCCTCTATCCGGGGCAGGTAGTGCAGCTGATGCTCACCGACTTCGCCAGCCTCTTCCCTTGA
- the ARHGAP9 gene encoding rho GTPase-activating protein 9 isoform X3: protein MPVQTECEARKPPLRHRVLPLLLWLPLSPDSVSSSPSCGHCKTHTAPRTRAPAPGSSEGLHKVAVLATMLSGRWWPSTWGSLGLGPRSSSQRSQLCALYAFTYTGADGRQVSLAEGDRFLLLRKTNSDWWLARRLGAPATSRPVFVPAAYVTEEPMPSRSPTTTTPSQSLWTPGGPKLFGGSLEELQLSQASPSTAQASEQPPPLPPKMYRSVSVANLRSRPGKPFQEGSRGRSFSQEDLLTTAKASTRLDVWEQHLDPDSGRCFYVNSQTGCKSWKPPRRRRPPETNPGSMEGTEPLNRENGVLQPEAKGTGSDTGTPELLDPQRTSQLQQPPASQTPRPMPQLLEDPHEVEKSGLLNMTKIAQGGRKLRKNWGQSWVVLAGNSLVFYREPPPTAPSAGWGPAGSRPESSVDLRGAALAHGRHLSSRRNVLHIRTVPGHEFLLQSDHESELRAWHRALRAVIERLDRENPLELRLSGSGPAELGELSAGEDDEEESEPVSKPLLRLSGRRSSSRCPEGAEQNRVRNKLKRLIAKRPPLQSLQERGLLRDQVFGCQLESLCQREGDTVPSFVRLCIAAVDKRGLDVDGIYRVSGNLAVVQKLRFLVDRERAITSDGRYVFPEQPGQEGRLDLDSAEWEDIHVVTGALKLFLRELPQPLVPPTLLPHFRAALALSESEQRLSQIQELIGSMPKPNHDTLRYLLEHLCRVIAHSDKNRMTPHNLGIVFGPTLFRPEQETSDPAAHALYPGQVVQLMLTDFASLFP, encoded by the exons ATGCCTGTGCAAACTGAATGCGAGGCTCGCAAACCTCCTCTTCGTCATCGCGTCCTGCCTCTCTTGCTGTGGCTCCCTCTCAGCCCTgactctgtctcctcctctccttcctgtggCCACTGCAAGACTCACACTGCACCCAGGACCCGTGCTCCTGCCCCTGGATCTTCTGAGGGGCTCCACAAG GTGGCAGTGCTGGCCACAATGCTGTCTGGCCGGTGGTGGCCAAGTACCTGGGGCAGCCTAGGGCTGGGGCCCCGAAGCTCTTCCCAGAGGTCCCAGCTCTGTGCCCTCTATGCCTTTACTTACACTGGGGCAGATGGCCGGCAGGTGTCTCTGGCTGAAGGGGACAGGTTCCTACTACTTCGAAAGACCAACTCGGACTGGTGGCTGGCCAGGCGCCTGGGAGCACCCGCCACTTCCAGACCCGTCTTTGTGCCAGCTGCCTATGTGACAGAGGAACCCATGCCTTCCAGGAGCCCAACTACCACTACCCCCAGCCAATCCCTCTGGACTCCTGGTG GGCCGAAGTTGTTTGGTGGCTCCCTGGAGGAATTGCAGCTGTCCCAGGCATCCCCAAGCACAGCCCAGGCATCTGAGcagcctcctccccttccccccaaaaTGTATAGAAGTGTCAGTGTTGCCAATTTGAGGTCCAGGCCCGGGAAGCCCTTCCAGGAAGGATccagaggaagatctttctcccagGAAGACTTGCTGACCACGGCCAAGGCCAGCACG AGACTGGATGTCTGGGAGCAGCACCTGGACCCTGACTCCGGACGCTGCTTCTACGTAAACTCGCAGACCGGCTGCAAGTCCTGGAAGCCCCCTCGCCGCCGGCGCCCGCCAGAGACG AATCCTGGCTCCATGGAGGGGACGGAGCCCCTGAATAGAGAAAACGGGGTCCTGCAACCTGAGGCAAAGGGCACGGGATCTGACACGGGGACCCCAGAACTGCTTGATCCACAG CGCacctcccagctccagcagcctCCGGCCTCACAGACCCCTCGACCTATGCCGCAGCTCCTGGAGGACCCCCAC GAGGTGGAAAAATCAGGCCTACTCAACATGACCAAGATTGCCCAGGGCGGGCGCAAGCTCAG GAAGAACTGGGGACAGTCTTGGGTGGTGTTAGCGGGCAACAGCCTAGTGTTCTACCGAGAGCCACCGCCGACTGCGCCCTCCGCGGGCTGG GGGCCAGCGGGCAGCCGGCCCGAAAGCAGTGTCGACCTGCGCGGGGCGGCCCTGGCGCACGGCCGCCACCTGTCCAGCCGCCGCAACGTCCTGCAC ATCCGCACTGTCCCTGGCCACGAGTTCTTGCTGCAGTCGGACCACGAGAGCGAGCTGCGCGCCTGGCACCGCGCTCTGCGTGCCGTCATCGAGCGGCTG GATCGGGAGAATCCCCTGGAGCTGCGTCTGTCCGGCTCGGGCCCGGCGGAGCTGGGGGAGCTGAGCGCCGGGGAGGACGACGAAGAGGAGTCGGAGCCGGTGTCCAAGCCGCTGCTGCGCCTCAGCGGTCGCCGGAGCTCCA GTCGGTGTCCTGAAGGCGCTGAGCAGAACCGAGTGCGCAACAAGCTAAAGCGGCTCATCGCCAAGAGACCGCCTTTGCAAAGCCTGCAGGAGCGGGGACTGCTTCGAG ACCAGGTGTTCGGCTGCCAGCTGGAGTCACTGTGCCAGCGGGAAGGGGACACTGTACCCAGCTTTGTGCGGCTCTGCATTGCTGCTGTGGATAAAAGAG GTCTGGATGTGGATGGCATCTACCGGGTGAGCGGGAACTTGGCAGTAGTCCAGAAACTCCGCTTCCTGGTGGACAGAG AGCGGGCCATCACCTCCGACGGGAGGTACGTGttcccagaacagccaggacaag aaGGGCGATTGGATTTGGACAGTGCTGAGTGGGAAGACATCCATGTGGTCACCGGAGCTCTCAAGCTCTTCCTCCGGGAGCTGCCCCAGCCTTTGGTGCCCCCCACGCTGCTGCCCCATTTCCGTGCTGCCCTTG CACTCTCCGAATCAGAGCAGCGCCTCTCTCAAATACAAGAATTAATAGGCTCAATGCCGAAGCCCAACCATGATACTCTGCGGTACCTCCTGGAGCATTTATGCAG GGTGATAGCACACTCGGATAAGAACCGCATGACCCCCCACAACCTGGGAATTGTGTTTGGACCCACCCTGTTTCGGCCGGAGCAGGAGACATCGGATCCAGCAGCCCACGCCCTCTATCCGGGGCAGGTAGTGCAGCTGATGCTCACCGACTTCGCCAGCCTCTTCCCTTGA
- the ARHGAP9 gene encoding rho GTPase-activating protein 9 isoform X2 yields MPVQTECEARKPPLRHRVLPLLLWLPLSPDSVSSSPSCGHCKTHTAPRTRAPAPGSSEGLHKVAVLATMLSGRWWPSTWGSLGLGPRSSSQRSQLCALYAFTYTGADGRQVSLAEGDRFLLLRKTNSDWWLARRLGAPATSRPVFVPAAYVTEEPMPSRSPTTTTPSQSLWTPGGPKLFGGSLEELQLSQASPSTAQASEQPPPLPPKMYRSVSVANLRSRPGKPFQEGSRGRSFSQEDLLTTAKASTAGPQPLMSEPPVYCNLVALRRCPRSPPPGPACAPLQRLDVWEQHLDPDSGRCFYVNSQTGCKSWKPPRRRRPPETNPGSMEGTEPLNRENGVLQPEAKGTGSDTGTPELLDPQRTSQLQQPPASQTPRPMPQLLEDPHEVEKSGLLNMTKIAQGGRKLRKNWGQSWVVLAGNSLVFYREPPPTAPSAGWGPAGSRPESSVDLRGAALAHGRHLSSRRNVLHIRTVPGHEFLLQSDHESELRAWHRALRAVIERLDRENPLELRLSGSGPAELGELSAGEDDEEESEPVSKPLLRLSGRRSSSRCPEGAEQNRVRNKLKRLIAKRPPLQSLQERGLLRGLDVDGIYRVSGNLAVVQKLRFLVDRERAITSDGRYVFPEQPGQEGRLDLDSAEWEDIHVVTGALKLFLRELPQPLVPPTLLPHFRAALALSESEQRLSQIQELIGSMPKPNHDTLRYLLEHLCRVIAHSDKNRMTPHNLGIVFGPTLFRPEQETSDPAAHALYPGQVVQLMLTDFASLFP; encoded by the exons ATGCCTGTGCAAACTGAATGCGAGGCTCGCAAACCTCCTCTTCGTCATCGCGTCCTGCCTCTCTTGCTGTGGCTCCCTCTCAGCCCTgactctgtctcctcctctccttcctgtggCCACTGCAAGACTCACACTGCACCCAGGACCCGTGCTCCTGCCCCTGGATCTTCTGAGGGGCTCCACAAG GTGGCAGTGCTGGCCACAATGCTGTCTGGCCGGTGGTGGCCAAGTACCTGGGGCAGCCTAGGGCTGGGGCCCCGAAGCTCTTCCCAGAGGTCCCAGCTCTGTGCCCTCTATGCCTTTACTTACACTGGGGCAGATGGCCGGCAGGTGTCTCTGGCTGAAGGGGACAGGTTCCTACTACTTCGAAAGACCAACTCGGACTGGTGGCTGGCCAGGCGCCTGGGAGCACCCGCCACTTCCAGACCCGTCTTTGTGCCAGCTGCCTATGTGACAGAGGAACCCATGCCTTCCAGGAGCCCAACTACCACTACCCCCAGCCAATCCCTCTGGACTCCTGGTG GGCCGAAGTTGTTTGGTGGCTCCCTGGAGGAATTGCAGCTGTCCCAGGCATCCCCAAGCACAGCCCAGGCATCTGAGcagcctcctccccttccccccaaaaTGTATAGAAGTGTCAGTGTTGCCAATTTGAGGTCCAGGCCCGGGAAGCCCTTCCAGGAAGGATccagaggaagatctttctcccagGAAGACTTGCTGACCACGGCCAAGGCCAGCACG gcaggaccccagcccctcaTGTCAGAGCCCCCTGTGTACTGTAACCTGGTGGCGCTCCGCCGCTGTCCCCGGTCCCCGCCGCCAGGCCCCGCTTGTGCCCCGCTGCAGAGACTGGATGTCTGGGAGCAGCACCTGGACCCTGACTCCGGACGCTGCTTCTACGTAAACTCGCAGACCGGCTGCAAGTCCTGGAAGCCCCCTCGCCGCCGGCGCCCGCCAGAGACG AATCCTGGCTCCATGGAGGGGACGGAGCCCCTGAATAGAGAAAACGGGGTCCTGCAACCTGAGGCAAAGGGCACGGGATCTGACACGGGGACCCCAGAACTGCTTGATCCACAG CGCacctcccagctccagcagcctCCGGCCTCACAGACCCCTCGACCTATGCCGCAGCTCCTGGAGGACCCCCAC GAGGTGGAAAAATCAGGCCTACTCAACATGACCAAGATTGCCCAGGGCGGGCGCAAGCTCAG GAAGAACTGGGGACAGTCTTGGGTGGTGTTAGCGGGCAACAGCCTAGTGTTCTACCGAGAGCCACCGCCGACTGCGCCCTCCGCGGGCTGG GGGCCAGCGGGCAGCCGGCCCGAAAGCAGTGTCGACCTGCGCGGGGCGGCCCTGGCGCACGGCCGCCACCTGTCCAGCCGCCGCAACGTCCTGCAC ATCCGCACTGTCCCTGGCCACGAGTTCTTGCTGCAGTCGGACCACGAGAGCGAGCTGCGCGCCTGGCACCGCGCTCTGCGTGCCGTCATCGAGCGGCTG GATCGGGAGAATCCCCTGGAGCTGCGTCTGTCCGGCTCGGGCCCGGCGGAGCTGGGGGAGCTGAGCGCCGGGGAGGACGACGAAGAGGAGTCGGAGCCGGTGTCCAAGCCGCTGCTGCGCCTCAGCGGTCGCCGGAGCTCCA GTCGGTGTCCTGAAGGCGCTGAGCAGAACCGAGTGCGCAACAAGCTAAAGCGGCTCATCGCCAAGAGACCGCCTTTGCAAAGCCTGCAGGAGCGGGGACTGCTTCGAG GTCTGGATGTGGATGGCATCTACCGGGTGAGCGGGAACTTGGCAGTAGTCCAGAAACTCCGCTTCCTGGTGGACAGAG AGCGGGCCATCACCTCCGACGGGAGGTACGTGttcccagaacagccaggacaag aaGGGCGATTGGATTTGGACAGTGCTGAGTGGGAAGACATCCATGTGGTCACCGGAGCTCTCAAGCTCTTCCTCCGGGAGCTGCCCCAGCCTTTGGTGCCCCCCACGCTGCTGCCCCATTTCCGTGCTGCCCTTG CACTCTCCGAATCAGAGCAGCGCCTCTCTCAAATACAAGAATTAATAGGCTCAATGCCGAAGCCCAACCATGATACTCTGCGGTACCTCCTGGAGCATTTATGCAG GGTGATAGCACACTCGGATAAGAACCGCATGACCCCCCACAACCTGGGAATTGTGTTTGGACCCACCCTGTTTCGGCCGGAGCAGGAGACATCGGATCCAGCAGCCCACGCCCTCTATCCGGGGCAGGTAGTGCAGCTGATGCTCACCGACTTCGCCAGCCTCTTCCCTTGA
- the ARHGAP9 gene encoding rho GTPase-activating protein 9 isoform X4: MLSGRWWPSTWGSLGLGPRSSSQRSQLCALYAFTYTGADGRQVSLAEGDRFLLLRKTNSDWWLARRLGAPATSRPVFVPAAYVTEEPMPSRSPTTTTPSQSLWTPGGPKLFGGSLEELQLSQASPSTAQASEQPPPLPPKMYRSVSVANLRSRPGKPFQEGSRGRSFSQEDLLTTAKASTAGPQPLMSEPPVYCNLVALRRCPRSPPPGPACAPLQRLDVWEQHLDPDSGRCFYVNSQTGCKSWKPPRRRRPPETNPGSMEGTEPLNRENGVLQPEAKGTGSDTGTPELLDPQRTSQLQQPPASQTPRPMPQLLEDPHEVEKSGLLNMTKIAQGGRKLRKNWGQSWVVLAGNSLVFYREPPPTAPSAGWGPAGSRPESSVDLRGAALAHGRHLSSRRNVLHIRTVPGHEFLLQSDHESELRAWHRALRAVIERLDRENPLELRLSGSGPAELGELSAGEDDEEESEPVSKPLLRLSGRRSSSRCPEGAEQNRVRNKLKRLIAKRPPLQSLQERGLLRDQVFGCQLESLCQREGDTVPSFVRLCIAAVDKRGLDVDGIYRVSGNLAVVQKLRFLVDRERAITSDGRYVFPEQPGQEGRLDLDSAEWEDIHVVTGALKLFLRELPQPLVPPTLLPHFRAALALSESEQRLSQIQELIGSMPKPNHDTLRYLLEHLCRVIAHSDKNRMTPHNLGIVFGPTLFRPEQETSDPAAHALYPGQVVQLMLTDFASLFP; the protein is encoded by the exons ATGCTGTCTGGCCGGTGGTGGCCAAGTACCTGGGGCAGCCTAGGGCTGGGGCCCCGAAGCTCTTCCCAGAGGTCCCAGCTCTGTGCCCTCTATGCCTTTACTTACACTGGGGCAGATGGCCGGCAGGTGTCTCTGGCTGAAGGGGACAGGTTCCTACTACTTCGAAAGACCAACTCGGACTGGTGGCTGGCCAGGCGCCTGGGAGCACCCGCCACTTCCAGACCCGTCTTTGTGCCAGCTGCCTATGTGACAGAGGAACCCATGCCTTCCAGGAGCCCAACTACCACTACCCCCAGCCAATCCCTCTGGACTCCTGGTG GGCCGAAGTTGTTTGGTGGCTCCCTGGAGGAATTGCAGCTGTCCCAGGCATCCCCAAGCACAGCCCAGGCATCTGAGcagcctcctccccttccccccaaaaTGTATAGAAGTGTCAGTGTTGCCAATTTGAGGTCCAGGCCCGGGAAGCCCTTCCAGGAAGGATccagaggaagatctttctcccagGAAGACTTGCTGACCACGGCCAAGGCCAGCACG gcaggaccccagcccctcaTGTCAGAGCCCCCTGTGTACTGTAACCTGGTGGCGCTCCGCCGCTGTCCCCGGTCCCCGCCGCCAGGCCCCGCTTGTGCCCCGCTGCAGAGACTGGATGTCTGGGAGCAGCACCTGGACCCTGACTCCGGACGCTGCTTCTACGTAAACTCGCAGACCGGCTGCAAGTCCTGGAAGCCCCCTCGCCGCCGGCGCCCGCCAGAGACG AATCCTGGCTCCATGGAGGGGACGGAGCCCCTGAATAGAGAAAACGGGGTCCTGCAACCTGAGGCAAAGGGCACGGGATCTGACACGGGGACCCCAGAACTGCTTGATCCACAG CGCacctcccagctccagcagcctCCGGCCTCACAGACCCCTCGACCTATGCCGCAGCTCCTGGAGGACCCCCAC GAGGTGGAAAAATCAGGCCTACTCAACATGACCAAGATTGCCCAGGGCGGGCGCAAGCTCAG GAAGAACTGGGGACAGTCTTGGGTGGTGTTAGCGGGCAACAGCCTAGTGTTCTACCGAGAGCCACCGCCGACTGCGCCCTCCGCGGGCTGG GGGCCAGCGGGCAGCCGGCCCGAAAGCAGTGTCGACCTGCGCGGGGCGGCCCTGGCGCACGGCCGCCACCTGTCCAGCCGCCGCAACGTCCTGCAC ATCCGCACTGTCCCTGGCCACGAGTTCTTGCTGCAGTCGGACCACGAGAGCGAGCTGCGCGCCTGGCACCGCGCTCTGCGTGCCGTCATCGAGCGGCTG GATCGGGAGAATCCCCTGGAGCTGCGTCTGTCCGGCTCGGGCCCGGCGGAGCTGGGGGAGCTGAGCGCCGGGGAGGACGACGAAGAGGAGTCGGAGCCGGTGTCCAAGCCGCTGCTGCGCCTCAGCGGTCGCCGGAGCTCCA GTCGGTGTCCTGAAGGCGCTGAGCAGAACCGAGTGCGCAACAAGCTAAAGCGGCTCATCGCCAAGAGACCGCCTTTGCAAAGCCTGCAGGAGCGGGGACTGCTTCGAG ACCAGGTGTTCGGCTGCCAGCTGGAGTCACTGTGCCAGCGGGAAGGGGACACTGTACCCAGCTTTGTGCGGCTCTGCATTGCTGCTGTGGATAAAAGAG GTCTGGATGTGGATGGCATCTACCGGGTGAGCGGGAACTTGGCAGTAGTCCAGAAACTCCGCTTCCTGGTGGACAGAG AGCGGGCCATCACCTCCGACGGGAGGTACGTGttcccagaacagccaggacaag aaGGGCGATTGGATTTGGACAGTGCTGAGTGGGAAGACATCCATGTGGTCACCGGAGCTCTCAAGCTCTTCCTCCGGGAGCTGCCCCAGCCTTTGGTGCCCCCCACGCTGCTGCCCCATTTCCGTGCTGCCCTTG CACTCTCCGAATCAGAGCAGCGCCTCTCTCAAATACAAGAATTAATAGGCTCAATGCCGAAGCCCAACCATGATACTCTGCGGTACCTCCTGGAGCATTTATGCAG GGTGATAGCACACTCGGATAAGAACCGCATGACCCCCCACAACCTGGGAATTGTGTTTGGACCCACCCTGTTTCGGCCGGAGCAGGAGACATCGGATCCAGCAGCCCACGCCCTCTATCCGGGGCAGGTAGTGCAGCTGATGCTCACCGACTTCGCCAGCCTCTTCCCTTGA